A window of the Hordeum vulgare subsp. vulgare chromosome 5H, MorexV3_pseudomolecules_assembly, whole genome shotgun sequence genome harbors these coding sequences:
- the LOC123452872 gene encoding polycomb group protein EMF2B-like: MPGLPLPARDAADTGCEFSYPQSADQMRQQQLRARLSPDEQLAAEESFALYCKPVELYNIIQRRAIRNPAFLQRCLHYKIHASRKKRIQITVSLSRGTNTELPEQNVFPLYVLLATPTTNISLEGHSPIYRFSRACLLTSFSECGSKGRTKATFTIPDIKNLSTSRACNLNIILISCVSEGQVEENVGEHNCSVNHVEGSALQKLEGKCFWGKIPIDLLGSSLENCVTLNLGHTVELASAVSMSPSFLEPKFMEQDSCLTFCSHKVDATGSYQLQVGISAQEAGARDMSESPYSSYSYSGVPPSSLPHIIRLRAGNVLFNFKYYNNTMQKTEVTEDFACPFCLVKCGSYKGLGCHLNSSHDLFHFEFWISEECQAVNVSLKTDVWRTELVAEGVDPRHQTFSYSSRFKKRRRLGMLGTTAEKISHVHPHIMDSDSPEDAQAVSEGDFVQREEDDISAPRASVDPAQSLHDSNLSPPTVLQFGKTRKLSAERADPRNRQLLQKRQFFHSHRAQPMALEQVFSDRDSEDEVDDDIADFEDRRMLDDFVDVTNDEKLIMHMWNSFVRKQRVLADGHIPWACEAFSRLHGKHLVQNPPLLWSWRFLMIKLWNHSLLDARAMNVCGTILQGYQNESSDPKNI, from the exons atgcCTGGCCTACCTTTACCTGCCCGGGACGCAGC GGACACTGGGTGTGAATTTAGTTACCCTCAGTCTGCAGACCAGATGCGACAGCAACAGTTGAGAGCTCGATTATCTCCAGATGAGCAGCTTGCTGCTGAAGAAAGTTTCGCGTTGTACTGCAAGCCGGTTGAGCTATACAATATCATTCAACGGCGAGCCATTAGGAAT CCCGCTTTTCTGCAAAGATGCCTTCACTACAAGATACATGCAAGCCGAAAAAAGAG GATTCAGATAACTGTATCACTATCTCGAGGTACAAATACCGAGTTGCCAGAACAGAATGTCTTTCCTCTTTACGTTCTATTAGCTACACCTACTACTAATATTTCACTTGAAGGG CATTCTCCGATATATCGATTCAGTCGGGCCTGTTTGCTTACGTCTTTTAGTGAATGTGGTAGTAAAGGTCGCACCAAAGCTACATTCACAATTCCAGACATCAAGAATTTATCTACCTCCCGAGCTTGCAACCTTAACATTATCCTTATCAGCTGTG TTTCGGAAGGGCAAGTTGAGGAAAATGTTGGTGAACATAACTGCTCTGTGAACCATGTGGAAGGCTCTGCTCTCCAAA AGCTTGAAGGGAAATGCTTCTGGGGTAAAATACCAATTGATCTACTTGGTTCGTCTTTGGAGAACTGTGTAACTTTAAATTTGGGACATACAGTGGAGTTGGCTTCTGCAGTTAGTATGAGCCCAAGTTTCTTAGAG CCGAAATTTATGGAGCAGGACAGTTGCTTGACATTTTGCTCTCATAAGGTTGATGCTACG ggttcatatcaactccaagtaGGAATATCTGCTCAAGAGGCTGGTGCAAGAGACATGTCTGAATCTCCATATAGTAGTTACTCATACAGTGGTGTCCCACCTTCATCATTACCACATATCATAAG gtTGAGAGCTGGTAATgtgcttttcaacttcaagtactaCAACAATACTATGCAAAAGACTGAAG TCACTGAAGATTTTGCCTGCCCCTTCTGCTTGGTAAAGTGTGGAAGCTACAAG GGTTTGGGGTGTCACTTGAACTCATCACATGACCTATTCCACTTTGAGTTCTGG ATATCTGAAGAATGCCAGGCTGTTAATGTTAGCCTGAAGACTGATGTCTGGAGAACTGAG CTTGTGGCTGAGGGAGTTGATCCAAGACATCAAACGTTTTCCTACTC CTCAAGGTTTAAGAAGCGTAGAAGGTTGGGAATGTTGGGAACCACAGCTGAGAAAATAAGCCATGTGCATCCACATATCATGGATTCAGATTCACCTGAAGATGCCCAGGCAGTGTCTGAAGGTGACTTTGTGCAGAGGGAGGAAGACG ATATTTCTGCACCACGTGCTTCTGTTGATCCTGCCCAATCATTACATGATAGCAATCTTTCACCACCCACAGTACTACAGTTTGGGAAAACAAGGAAACTATCCGCGGAGCGAGCTGATCCCAGAAA CCGACAACTCCTGCAGAAACGTCAGTTTTTCCATTCTCACAGGGCAcag CCAATGGCACTGGAACAAGTTTTCTCGGATCGTGATAGTGAAGATGAAGTTGATGATGACATCGCAGATTTTGAAGATAGACGG atgcttgatgattttgttgatGTCACGAATGATGAGAAACTTATTATGCATATGTGGAATTCATTTGTTCGGAAACAAAG GGTGCTAGCTGATGGTCATATTCCTTGGGCCTGTGAGGCATTCTCCCGGCTTCATGGAAAACATCTTGTACAGAATCCTCCTCTACTATG GAGCTGGCGTTTCCTTATGATTAAACTGTGGAACCACAGTCTATTAGATGCCCGTGCCATGAATGTCTGCGGCACAATTCTTCAAGGCTACCAAAATGAAAGCTCGGACCCCAAGAATATATGA